In Nocardioides marinus, one DNA window encodes the following:
- a CDS encoding site-2 protease family protein, with translation MSDQRPPGTFKVGTVAGSDVLVSTSWFLVAALIAVIMAPLVEQVQPGLGALKYLAGLAFAVLLYGSVLLHEASHAVMAKRLGYPVTSITLHFLGGMTSIEGEAKRPREEFLIAVVGPLTSILVGVVALLLLPVTPDGLTRLAMEGLAGANLLVGVLNLVPGLPLDGGRLLKAGVWGATGSIVRGTVVAGWGGRVAAVAALAWPLLQESVLGVPPDVVDFVLALVIAAFLWSGATASMSAARLRSRLPHLVARDLARRTLAVPADLPLAEAVRRAQEARAGGILTTTTDGRATGLVSEAALLATPEDRRPWVPTSSVARTLEEGLRLPVGLRGEELVRALTRTPAAEYLLVEEDGSVYGVLSTADVDRAFRETAG, from the coding sequence GTGAGTGATCAGCGACCGCCGGGCACCTTCAAGGTCGGCACCGTGGCGGGCAGCGACGTGCTGGTCAGCACCTCCTGGTTCCTCGTCGCCGCGCTGATCGCGGTGATCATGGCGCCGCTCGTGGAGCAGGTGCAGCCGGGCCTCGGTGCGCTCAAGTACCTCGCCGGCCTGGCCTTCGCGGTGCTGCTCTACGGCTCGGTGCTCCTGCACGAGGCCTCCCACGCGGTCATGGCCAAGCGGCTGGGCTACCCGGTCACCTCGATCACGCTGCACTTCCTGGGCGGCATGACGTCGATCGAGGGGGAGGCCAAGCGCCCGCGGGAGGAGTTCCTCATCGCGGTGGTGGGGCCCCTGACCTCGATCCTGGTCGGCGTCGTCGCCCTGCTGCTCCTGCCCGTCACACCGGACGGGCTGACCCGCCTGGCCATGGAGGGCCTGGCCGGCGCCAACCTCCTGGTCGGGGTCCTCAACCTGGTGCCGGGGCTGCCGCTCGACGGCGGCCGCCTGCTCAAGGCCGGGGTCTGGGGCGCGACCGGCAGCATCGTGCGGGGCACGGTCGTGGCCGGCTGGGGCGGCCGGGTCGCCGCGGTCGCGGCACTGGCCTGGCCACTGCTGCAGGAGTCCGTCCTCGGTGTCCCGCCCGACGTGGTCGACTTCGTCCTCGCCCTCGTGATCGCCGCCTTCTTGTGGTCCGGCGCGACGGCCTCGATGTCCGCGGCCCGGCTGAGGAGCCGGCTGCCGCACCTCGTCGCCCGTGACCTGGCCCGCCGCACCCTGGCGGTGCCCGCGGACCTGCCGCTGGCCGAGGCGGTACGCCGGGCCCAGGAGGCCCGGGCCGGCGGGATCCTCACCACGACCACCGACGGCCGCGCCACCGGGCTGGTCTCGGAGGCGGCACTGCTCGCCACGCCCGAGGATCGCCGCCCGTGGGTGCCGACGTCGAGCGTGGCCAGGACCCTCGAGGAGGGGCTGCGCCTCCCCGTCGGGCTGCGCGGGGAGGAGCTGGTGCGCGCCCTGACCCGCACCCCGGCCGCCGAGTACCTCCTGGTCGAGGAGGACGGCAGCGTCTACGGGGTGCTGAGCACCGCCGACGTCGACCGGGCCTTCCGGGAGACCGCCGGCTGA
- a CDS encoding response regulator yields MSGSGTIRVVLVDDHAVIRAGLAQLIATAEDIEVVGQAADGAEAVEQARALTPDVVLMDLQMPGVDGVSATREIVSAGLGVDVLVLTSYSDNERILDALDAGAVGYLLKDADPDDVLAGVRAVARGESPIHPKAARALLGARSGGGRPQLTAREVEVLTLVRDGLANKQIARQLEISERTVKAHLTSAFSRIGVTDRTQAALWAQRNGL; encoded by the coding sequence ATGAGCGGCTCGGGGACCATCCGGGTCGTGCTGGTCGACGACCACGCCGTGATCCGGGCGGGCCTGGCCCAGCTGATCGCCACCGCGGAGGACATCGAGGTCGTCGGCCAGGCCGCCGACGGCGCCGAGGCGGTCGAGCAGGCGCGTGCCCTCACCCCCGACGTGGTGCTGATGGACCTGCAGATGCCCGGGGTGGACGGGGTCAGCGCGACCCGGGAGATCGTCTCGGCCGGGTTGGGGGTCGACGTCCTCGTGCTGACGTCGTACTCCGACAACGAGCGGATCCTCGACGCCCTCGACGCAGGAGCCGTGGGCTACCTGCTCAAGGACGCCGACCCCGACGACGTCCTCGCCGGGGTGCGGGCGGTGGCGCGGGGGGAGTCCCCGATCCACCCCAAGGCCGCGCGGGCACTGCTCGGCGCGCGCTCCGGAGGGGGCCGGCCCCAGCTGACCGCCCGTGAGGTGGAGGTGCTGACGCTGGTGCGCGACGGGCTGGCCAACAAGCAGATCGCCCGTCAGCTCGAGATCAGCGAGCGCACCGTCAAGGCGCACCTGACAAGTGCCTTCTCACGCATCGGCGTCACCGACCGGACCCAGGCCGCGCTCTGGGCGCAGCGCAACGGCCTCTGA
- a CDS encoding RecB family exonuclease yields MSAEVLPGEIPTGEVAAPSPAERHSTSVDGVEVLGALSPSRAGDFMTCPLLYRFRTIDRLPEPASPDAVRGTLVHKVLEDLFELPALERTPVRAEQMLEPSWHRLLEDEPGLAAIFEGDDSVDRDRWWDTCRTVLERYFTLEDPTRLEPAERELYVEWLLDSKLLLRGFVDRVDVAPDGAIRVVDYKTGRAPGPGFEGRALFQMKFYALVLWRLRGVVPAMLQLVYLGNGELVRYVPDEHDLLATERKVQAVWEAIRRATDEQDWRPSKGPLCSWCAHKALCPSWGGTPPPLPSGD; encoded by the coding sequence ATGAGCGCGGAGGTACTGCCCGGGGAGATCCCGACCGGGGAGGTGGCGGCACCCAGCCCCGCCGAGCGGCACTCGACGTCGGTGGACGGTGTGGAGGTGCTGGGGGCGCTCTCGCCCAGCCGGGCCGGCGACTTCATGACCTGCCCGCTGCTCTACCGCTTCCGCACCATCGACCGGTTGCCCGAGCCGGCCTCGCCCGACGCGGTGCGCGGCACCTTGGTCCACAAGGTGCTCGAGGACCTCTTCGAGCTGCCGGCGCTGGAGCGGACCCCGGTGCGCGCCGAGCAGATGCTCGAGCCCTCCTGGCACCGGTTGCTCGAGGACGAGCCCGGGTTGGCGGCGATCTTCGAGGGCGATGACTCGGTGGACCGCGACCGCTGGTGGGACACCTGCCGGACGGTGCTGGAGCGCTACTTCACCCTGGAGGACCCCACGCGTCTGGAGCCCGCCGAGCGCGAGCTCTACGTCGAGTGGCTGCTGGACTCCAAGCTGCTGCTGCGCGGGTTCGTGGACCGCGTCGACGTCGCCCCCGACGGCGCGATCCGGGTGGTCGACTACAAGACCGGTCGCGCCCCGGGCCCGGGCTTCGAGGGTCGGGCGCTGTTCCAGATGAAGTTCTACGCGCTGGTGCTGTGGCGGCTGCGAGGCGTGGTGCCCGCGATGCTGCAGCTGGTCTACCTCGGCAACGGGGAGCTGGTGCGCTACGTCCCCGACGAGCACGACCTGCTCGCGACCGAGCGGAAGGTCCAGGCGGTGTGGGAGGCGATCCGCCGCGCGACCGACGAGCAGGACTGGCGGCCCAGCAAGGGGCCGCTGTGCAGCTGGTGCGCCCACAAGGCCCTGTGCCCGTCCTGGGGCGGCACTCCCCCGCCGCTGCCCTCCGGCGACTGA